The following coding sequences are from one Patescibacteria group bacterium window:
- the murF gene encoding UDP-N-acetylmuramoyl-tripeptide--D-alanyl-D-alanine ligase: MKKLFLTILQWKLTFLAKRVLLRYAPKIVAVGGSVGKTSGVQAIAIALQTEYNIGQTLRSYNQELGVPLSILRQETGYRSLWRWLSILYTGAKLVWGKVDPTYPNLLVLELGADKVGDMDRLLAWIHPDIAVVTAATIEHVEFFGSIQAAVVEEQKLAMLAPRTSTVILNSDDLELSRIATKIQGQVIRYAVSGNAEVVVGHARIMGTNASDVQGIAAKVLVDGSAIPVVITDTLGTHSFYAIGAAFAVAKSLQLNLAKVSENLRAYQPPAGRMRLIRGIKQTLIIDDTYNSSPAAARAAVDTLHQLSTPGQKFAVLGDMRELGSVSEAEHASLGQYVVGKADILITVGESARDIARGAQAAGMDTDKVFSFGKAEEAGRFIQDRMHTGDLLLIKASQGTRCEKIVKEIMAEPLRAKELLTRQYKPWVE; this comes from the coding sequence ATGAAAAAACTTTTCCTCACCATCCTGCAGTGGAAGCTCACCTTTTTAGCCAAACGGGTGCTGCTTCGGTACGCACCAAAAATTGTGGCGGTGGGTGGCTCGGTTGGTAAGACTTCAGGGGTGCAAGCAATAGCTATTGCTTTGCAAACGGAGTACAACATTGGGCAAACTTTGCGGAGCTACAATCAGGAGCTCGGTGTTCCACTTTCCATACTTCGTCAAGAAACCGGTTACCGGTCACTGTGGCGCTGGCTATCTATTCTGTATACCGGCGCAAAGCTGGTTTGGGGGAAGGTAGATCCAACCTACCCAAATTTACTGGTGCTGGAATTGGGCGCGGACAAGGTGGGGGACATGGATCGGCTGCTAGCCTGGATTCACCCAGATATTGCCGTGGTCACTGCGGCAACCATTGAGCATGTTGAATTCTTTGGCAGTATCCAAGCTGCAGTAGTGGAAGAGCAGAAATTAGCCATGCTCGCTCCACGCACCAGCACCGTCATTCTAAATAGTGATGACCTGGAGCTCTCCCGTATCGCTACAAAAATCCAAGGGCAGGTTATTCGGTACGCAGTCAGCGGCAACGCGGAAGTTGTGGTTGGCCACGCACGGATAATGGGTACCAACGCCAGTGACGTGCAGGGGATTGCTGCCAAAGTGCTGGTAGACGGCAGTGCAATTCCAGTAGTTATTACTGATACGCTTGGAACACATTCCTTCTACGCCATTGGTGCGGCATTTGCCGTAGCCAAGTCGTTGCAACTCAATCTCGCCAAGGTTTCCGAAAACCTGCGAGCGTACCAACCCCCAGCTGGTCGCATGCGGTTGATCAGAGGGATAAAGCAAACGCTCATTATTGACGATACCTACAACTCTTCACCCGCTGCAGCCAGAGCCGCAGTAGATACCCTCCACCAGCTCAGCACGCCTGGCCAGAAGTTTGCCGTACTAGGGGATATGCGTGAACTTGGTTCGGTGAGCGAAGCAGAGCATGCATCACTTGGGCAGTACGTGGTTGGGAAGGCAGACATCCTCATCACAGTCGGTGAATCTGCGCGTGATATAGCTCGTGGGGCTCAGGCAGCAGGCATGGATACAGACAAAGTTTTCAGCTTTGGCAAGGCGGAAGAAGCGGGGAGGTTTATCCAAGACCGGATGCACACCGGGGATCTCCTACTCATCAAAGCGTCACAAGGCACGCGGTGCGAGAAGATCGTGAAGGAAATTATGGCTGAGCCACTGCGAGCAAAGGAATTGCTGACGCGGCAGTACAAACCGTGGGTGGAGTAG